The DNA region TAAAAGCAAACGTCTATGCAAGTTACATTTGACTTACCTGATGAAGTTGTCAATCAGCTTCAACCCTTTGCAGACAAACTGCCTCAAATCCTAGAGTTAGGGTTACGAGAATTGAATGCGATCGCTCAGTCAGGATTTTCAGGTATGGCTGAAGTTGTAGAATTTCTGGCAAGCCTACCCACTGCTGAAGCTATTATTGCCCTGCGTCCCTCTGAATCCCTGCAAGCTCAAATTAACACTCTCCTAGAAAAAAATCGGACGGTAGGTTTAACCGCAACAGAAGAGCAGCAATGGCAGGGGTATCAATATTTAGAGCATATTGTCAGAATGGCTAAGGCTAGAGCCTTCTTGAAGATCAAAGAAGCTGACGCAGAATGAGTAAAACCTATATTCCTGTAGCTCTCCGAAGACAGGTTTATGAACGGGCAAAAGCTTGTTGTGAGTATTGTCTGATTCCTGATGTCGCTACCTTTGCGCCTCATGAGATTGACCACATCATTGCGGAAAAACATAGTGGACGGACTGAAGCGGAAAATTTAGCCCTATCCTGTACTCTGTGCAATAAGCACAAAGGAAGTGATCTCGCCTCTGTC from Nostoc commune NIES-4072 includes:
- a CDS encoding HNH endonuclease; amino-acid sequence: MSKTYIPVALRRQVYERAKACCEYCLIPDVATFAPHEIDHIIAEKHSGRTEAENLALSCTLCNKHKGSDLASVDPETGKIVPLYHPRQDIWHEHFRLSGSEFVPLQQFSGN